The following proteins are co-located in the Penaeus monodon isolate SGIC_2016 chromosome 10, NSTDA_Pmon_1, whole genome shotgun sequence genome:
- the LOC119578199 gene encoding S-antigen protein-like, with amino-acid sequence MESQRPRGAKAMGSQRPRGAKAMGSQGHGEPRPRGAKAMGSQGHGEPRPWGAKATGSQGHGEPRPWGAKATGSQGHGEPRPWGAKATGSQGPRGAKAKGEPRATGSQGPRGAKGHGEPRATGSQGPRGAKGHGEPRATGSQGPRGAKGHGEPRATGSQGPRGAKGHGEPRPPRKKIGAAYWLRNRTLPCRRQYEW; translated from the coding sequence ATGGAGAGCCAAAGGCCACGGGGGGCCAAGGCCATGGGGAGCCAAAGGCCACGGGGAGCCAAGGCCATGGGGAGCCAAGGCCATGGGGAGCCAAGGCCACGGGGAGCCAAGGCCATGGGGAGCCAAGGCCACGGGGAGCCAAGGCCATGGGGAGCCAAGGCCACGGGGAGCCAAGGCCACGGGGAGCCAAGGCCATGGGGAGCCAAGGCCACGGGGAGCCAAGGCCACGGGGAGCCAAGGCCATGGGGAGCCAAGGCCACGGGGAGCCAAGGGCCACGGGGAGCCAAGGCCAAGGGGGAGCCAAGGGCCACGGGGAGCCAAGGGCCACGGGGAGCCAAGGGCCACGGGGAGCCAAGGGCCACGGGGAGCCAAGGGCCACGGGGAGCCAAGGGCCATGGGGAGCCAAGAGCCACGGGGAGCCAAGGGCCACGGGGAGCCAAGGGCCACGGGGAGCCAAGGGCCACGGGGAGCCAAGGGCCACGGGGAGCCAAGGGCCACGGGGAGCCACGCCCGCCTCGAAAGAAAATCGGCGCCGCCTATTGGCTGAGAAACCGGACCTTGCCTTGCCGCCGCCAATACGAATGGTAA